From a region of the bacterium genome:
- a CDS encoding AAA family ATPase, with translation MDAMELTRRVETASAFVEDLEREVRRVLVGQRDMLEKLLIGLLADGHILLEGVPGLAKTTAVSVLARAIDTEFRRIQFTPDLLPADLLGTQVYHQASGQFSTRKGPIFSHLILADEINRSPAKVQSALLEAMQERQVSIGGETHPLPTPFLVLATQNPLEQEGTYPLAEAQADRFMLKVHVDYPAREEEREILRRVSGAEAEEIRPVCAVADILAARQLAREILLEKPIEDYILNLVFATRYPDQFGLKDLAPLIQVGASPRASIYLARAARAQAFLRRRGFVTPDDVKRVARDVLRHRLGLSFEAEAEGVSADELIGRLLDRIEVA, from the coding sequence ATGGATGCGATGGAACTGACGCGCCGCGTCGAGACGGCCTCGGCCTTCGTGGAGGACCTGGAGCGGGAAGTGCGGCGCGTGCTGGTGGGACAGCGCGACATGCTGGAGAAGCTGCTCATCGGCCTGCTCGCCGACGGCCACATCCTGCTGGAGGGAGTGCCCGGCCTGGCCAAGACCACGGCCGTCTCCGTCCTGGCCCGCGCCATCGACACGGAGTTCCGCCGCATCCAGTTCACGCCGGACCTGTTGCCGGCGGACCTGCTCGGCACCCAGGTCTACCATCAGGCCAGCGGCCAGTTCAGCACGCGCAAGGGCCCCATCTTCTCCCATCTCATCCTGGCCGACGAGATCAACCGCAGCCCGGCCAAGGTTCAGAGCGCCCTGCTGGAAGCCATGCAGGAGCGCCAGGTGAGCATCGGGGGCGAGACCCACCCCCTCCCTACGCCTTTTCTGGTGCTGGCCACCCAAAACCCCCTCGAACAGGAGGGGACCTATCCCCTGGCCGAGGCCCAGGCCGACCGCTTCATGCTCAAGGTGCACGTGGACTACCCGGCGCGCGAGGAGGAGCGGGAGATCCTGCGCCGCGTGAGCGGGGCGGAGGCGGAGGAGATCCGGCCCGTCTGCGCCGTGGCCGACATCCTGGCCGCCCGCCAGCTGGCGCGGGAGATCCTGCTGGAGAAGCCCATCGAGGATTACATCCTCAACCTCGTCTTCGCCACGCGCTATCCCGACCAGTTCGGGCTGAAGGACCTGGCCCCGCTCATCCAGGTGGGGGCCAGCCCCCGCGCCAGCATCTACCTGGCCCGCGCCGCCCGCGCCCAGGCCTTCCTGCGCCGCCGCGGCTTCGTCACGCCCGACGACGTCAAGCGCGTGGCCCGCGACGTGCTGCGCCACCGCCTCGGCCTCTCCTTCGAGGCGGAGGCGGAGGGGGTCAGCGCCGACGAGCTGATCGGCCGCCTGCTGGACCGCATCGAAGTGGCCTGA
- a CDS encoding DUF58 domain-containing protein produces the protein MLSRELLEHIRRIEIRTRRRVQTLFAGEYHSAFRGQGMDFAEVREYVPGDEVRAIDWNVSARMGSPFVKVFQEERELNVLLAVDVSASGRFGSGPKSKREWMAELGAVLAFSAMRNRDKAGLILFSDRIERHVPPAKGTRHGLRLIRDLLAHEAAGRGTDIALLLQHIRRTQKKKAIIFLISDFQAPLDARALRSLARRHDLVALWVRDPLEEALPPLGLLRLEDLESGRGRWLDAGDAAVRRHWRERWAERRRALEGALRAAAVDHLALVAGEDPGRPLEQLFLRRSRRT, from the coding sequence ATGCTGTCGCGCGAGCTGCTCGAGCACATCCGCCGCATCGAGATCCGCACCCGCCGCCGGGTGCAGACCCTCTTTGCCGGCGAGTACCACAGCGCTTTCCGGGGCCAGGGCATGGACTTCGCCGAAGTGCGCGAGTACGTGCCGGGCGACGAGGTCCGCGCCATCGACTGGAACGTCAGCGCCCGCATGGGCAGTCCTTTCGTCAAGGTCTTCCAGGAGGAGCGCGAGCTGAACGTGCTGCTGGCGGTGGACGTCTCCGCCTCGGGGCGTTTCGGCTCGGGCCCCAAGAGCAAGCGCGAGTGGATGGCCGAGCTGGGCGCCGTCCTCGCCTTCTCGGCCATGCGCAACCGGGACAAGGCCGGCCTCATCCTCTTCAGCGACCGCATTGAGCGCCACGTGCCGCCCGCCAAGGGCACGCGGCACGGCCTGCGCCTCATCCGCGACCTGCTCGCCCACGAGGCGGCCGGGCGCGGCACGGACATCGCCCTGCTCCTCCAGCACATTCGGCGCACCCAGAAGAAGAAGGCGATCATCTTTCTCATCAGCGACTTCCAGGCTCCGCTCGACGCGCGGGCGCTGCGCTCCCTGGCCCGCCGGCACGACCTGGTCGCCCTTTGGGTGCGGGACCCGCTGGAAGAGGCCTTGCCGCCCCTGGGCCTGCTGCGCCTGGAGGACCTGGAGAGCGGACGGGGCCGCTGGCTGGACGCGGGCGATGCGGCCGTGCGCCGCCACTGGCGCGAGCGCTGGGCCGAGCGCCGCCGGGCGCTCGAGGGCGCCCTGCGGGCCGCCGCCGTGGACCACCTGGCCCTGGTGGCGGGGGAGGATCCGGGCCGCCCCCTCGAGCAGCTCTTCCTTCGCCGGAGCCGCCGCACATGA
- a CDS encoding site-specific DNA-methyltransferase: MKRSPSAASGTPPKPNTVFQGDCGDLFPLLPDASVDLVLTDPPYKDYQSNRPVAHGKVSAISAATFDLPRFIHESERVLKPGAHFYCWCDHLSFPAIFEAIQERTRGLSPRQAAGRLKYKNCLIWVKNNHGSGDLAGNYAPQHELVIYASRGRTRPLQSEKRPSNVFFERDNQGRISFYSKVSNYRFQHGTSKPLAILQQMIRASSRPGELVLDPYGGSLSTAEAALREGRLYLVGELDPEHCQRGIERLSQVHEELLDEGYDPERLSGPHFQELATAPPPAPRRAAAGPTREAVAEAPARAA; the protein is encoded by the coding sequence ATGAAGCGCAGTCCATCCGCCGCAAGCGGCACGCCTCCTAAGCCCAACACCGTCTTCCAGGGCGACTGCGGGGACCTCTTCCCCCTGTTGCCCGACGCCAGCGTGGACCTGGTGCTGACCGACCCCCCCTACAAGGACTACCAATCCAACCGCCCGGTGGCCCATGGCAAGGTGAGCGCCATCTCCGCCGCCACCTTCGACCTGCCACGCTTCATCCACGAATCGGAGCGGGTCCTCAAGCCGGGCGCCCATTTCTACTGCTGGTGCGACCACCTGAGCTTCCCCGCCATCTTCGAGGCGATCCAGGAGCGCACGCGCGGACTGTCGCCGCGCCAGGCGGCGGGCCGGCTCAAGTACAAGAACTGCCTGATCTGGGTGAAGAACAACCATGGATCGGGGGATCTGGCCGGCAACTACGCTCCCCAGCACGAACTGGTCATCTATGCCTCGCGGGGCCGCACGCGGCCTCTCCAGTCGGAGAAGCGCCCCTCCAACGTCTTCTTCGAGCGGGACAACCAGGGGCGCATCAGCTTCTACTCGAAAGTCTCCAACTACCGCTTCCAGCACGGAACGAGCAAGCCCCTGGCCATCCTCCAGCAGATGATCAGGGCCTCCAGCCGCCCGGGCGAGCTGGTGCTGGATCCCTACGGCGGCAGCCTGTCCACGGCGGAGGCCGCCCTGCGCGAGGGGCGTCTCTACCTGGTCGGCGAACTGGATCCCGAGCACTGCCAGCGCGGCATCGAGCGCCTGAGCCAGGTGCACGAGGAGCTGCTTGACGAGGGCTACGACCCGGAGCGGCTGTCCGGTCCCCACTTCCAGGAGCTGGCCACCGCCCCGCCGCCAGCGCCCCGCCGGGCGGCCGCCGGTCCCACCCGGGAGGCGGTGGCCGAGGCCCCGGCCCGCGCCGCCG